A single window of Candidatus Microthrix subdominans DNA harbors:
- a CDS encoding glucose-1-phosphate thymidylyltransferase, producing MKGLILSGGAGTRLRPITHTSAKQLVPVANKPILFYGIEDMAAAGITEIGIIVGATAPEIEMAVGDGSDFGVSITYLTQDEPLGLAHCVLIAQEFLGDDDFVMYLGDNMLQQGLDGFIDRWRTMHADSRPPSLDDSNRSNSGPAAQILLTPVPDPHRFGVAELDAAGHVVRLVEKPEDPPSDLALVGVYLFSSAIHEAVAAIEPSDRGELEITDAIQWLIDHDVPVHHDLLDGWWLDTGKKDPLLESNRRVLESLEPRIDGDVDENSTVDGRVVIEAGARLINAEVRGPAIIGRGSTITSSYIGPFTAIAANCEVIDSEIDQSVIMEGARILSVPRLTDSLLGRDTEVVRSTRRPHATRVMLGDHSAVELA from the coding sequence ATGAAGGGCCTGATTCTCTCGGGCGGCGCTGGAACGCGTCTGCGCCCGATCACCCACACCAGCGCCAAGCAGTTGGTGCCGGTTGCCAACAAACCGATCCTTTTCTACGGGATCGAGGATATGGCCGCTGCCGGGATCACCGAGATCGGGATCATCGTCGGTGCGACCGCGCCGGAGATCGAGATGGCGGTGGGCGACGGCTCCGACTTCGGGGTGAGCATCACCTACCTGACCCAGGACGAACCGCTCGGGCTGGCGCATTGCGTGCTGATCGCCCAGGAGTTTCTCGGCGATGACGATTTCGTCATGTACCTGGGCGACAACATGTTGCAGCAGGGCCTCGACGGGTTTATCGACCGCTGGCGGACCATGCACGCCGATTCCCGGCCACCGTCGCTCGATGATTCAAACCGGTCGAACAGCGGCCCGGCGGCCCAGATCCTGTTGACCCCGGTGCCCGACCCGCATCGCTTCGGGGTGGCCGAACTCGACGCCGCCGGCCACGTGGTGCGGCTGGTCGAGAAGCCTGAGGATCCGCCGTCCGACCTGGCGCTGGTCGGCGTGTACCTGTTCTCGTCGGCGATTCACGAGGCGGTCGCGGCGATCGAGCCATCCGACCGAGGCGAGCTGGAGATCACCGACGCCATCCAGTGGCTGATCGACCACGACGTTCCGGTCCATCACGACCTCCTCGACGGCTGGTGGCTCGACACCGGCAAGAAGGACCCGTTGCTCGAATCGAATCGCCGCGTGCTCGAGAGCCTCGAGCCGCGGATCGACGGCGACGTCGACGAGAACTCGACGGTCGATGGCCGGGTGGTCATCGAGGCGGGGGCCCGGCTGATCAACGCCGAGGTGCGTGGCCCCGCGATCATCGGACGCGGTTCGACGATCACCTCGAGCTACATCGGACCGTTCACGGCGATTGCAGCCAACTGCGAGGTGATCGATTCCGAGATCGATCAGTCGGTGATCATGGAGGGGGCCCGCATCCTGTCGGTGCCCCGCCTGACCGACTCGCTGCTGGGACGCGACACCGAAGTGGTTCGCAGCACCCGTCGACCCCACGCAACCCGGGTGATGCTCGGGGATCACTCCGCAGTCGAGCTGGCGTAA
- a CDS encoding dTDP-4-dehydrorhamnose 3,5-epimerase family protein, translating into MAELNPSDTIDGVVVVTPDIHRDARGMFIETYRRSWFPGQREMIQGNRGDRQANSVVGLHYHLHQSDYWYVPNGWARVVLHDLRAGGPTDGATLCLDIGEVDGGPNNHLGVYIPPGVAHGFAALTDMTITYLVDGYYNPADELGVAWNDPAIDADWGLVDPLVSDRDAANPGRDALEPQWRPHAALRT; encoded by the coding sequence ATGGCCGAACTGAACCCATCCGACACGATCGACGGCGTGGTCGTCGTCACCCCCGACATCCACCGTGACGCCCGCGGCATGTTCATCGAGACCTACCGGCGCAGCTGGTTTCCCGGTCAGCGGGAAATGATCCAAGGCAACCGCGGCGACCGTCAGGCCAACTCGGTGGTCGGCCTGCACTACCACCTGCATCAGTCCGATTACTGGTATGTCCCCAACGGCTGGGCGAGGGTGGTCCTCCACGACCTGCGCGCCGGCGGTCCCACCGACGGCGCCACCCTGTGCCTGGACATCGGCGAGGTTGACGGCGGCCCCAACAATCACCTGGGCGTCTACATCCCACCCGGCGTCGCCCACGGGTTCGCAGCCCTGACCGACATGACGATCACCTACCTGGTCGACGGCTATTACAACCCGGCCGACGAGCTGGGGGTGGCTTGGAACGATCCGGCGATCGACGCCGATTGGGGGCTCGTCGACCCGCTGGTGTCCGACCGGGATGCCGCCAACCCCGGCCGCGATGCGTTGGAGCCCCAGTGGCGTCCCCACGCCGCACTGCGCACCTGA
- the rfbB gene encoding dTDP-glucose 4,6-dehydratase translates to MKLFVTGGAGFIGSNYVRHVLDTSDDEVTVFDALTYAGNRANLADVEDDPRYRFVHGDICDRDAVSEAMAGHDAVVHFAAESHVDRSILGPDVFVRTNCTGTNVVCDVARQVEVDAMVHISTDEVYGSIEAGSFTETDPLDPRSPYSAAKAGSDLIALSYYSTFDLPVRVTRSSNQFGPYQFPEKLIPFFATNLIQGNKVPLYGDGLNVRDWLYVTDNCVAVDLVLRRGTAGEIYNIGADNERTNRELTDRVLGLLGKDETSVEYVADRLGHDRRYSVDCDKVRALGWVGPTRPFEETLAETVQFYVDRPDWWEPLLERVKNR, encoded by the coding sequence ATGAAGCTGTTCGTCACCGGCGGAGCCGGGTTCATCGGTTCCAACTACGTCCGTCATGTGCTCGACACGAGCGATGATGAGGTGACGGTGTTTGACGCATTGACCTATGCCGGTAACCGGGCCAACCTGGCCGACGTCGAGGACGACCCCCGCTACCGCTTCGTCCACGGGGACATCTGCGACCGCGACGCGGTGAGCGAGGCGATGGCCGGCCACGACGCGGTCGTCCACTTCGCCGCCGAAAGCCACGTCGACCGCTCGATCCTCGGCCCCGACGTGTTCGTCCGAACCAACTGCACCGGCACCAACGTGGTCTGCGATGTCGCCCGGCAGGTCGAGGTGGACGCGATGGTCCACATCTCGACCGACGAGGTCTACGGCTCGATCGAGGCCGGCAGCTTCACCGAGACCGACCCGCTCGATCCCCGGTCGCCGTACTCGGCGGCCAAGGCCGGCTCAGATCTGATCGCCCTCAGCTACTACTCGACCTTCGACCTGCCGGTGCGGGTGACCCGCAGCTCCAACCAGTTCGGTCCCTACCAGTTCCCCGAGAAGCTGATTCCGTTTTTCGCCACCAACCTGATCCAGGGCAACAAGGTGCCGCTGTACGGGGACGGGCTCAACGTCCGCGACTGGCTCTACGTCACCGACAACTGCGTCGCTGTCGACCTGGTGCTGCGCCGGGGAACGGCGGGGGAGATCTACAACATCGGCGCGGACAACGAACGCACCAATCGGGAACTGACCGACCGCGTGCTTGGGCTGTTGGGCAAGGATGAGACCTCGGTCGAGTACGTGGCTGACCGGCTGGGCCACGACCGCCGCTACTCGGTCGACTGCGACAAGGTGCGTGCGTTGGGCTGGGTGGGCCCGACGCGTCCTTTCGAGGAAACGCTGGCCGAGACCGTGCAGTTCTACGTCGATCGGCCTGACTGGTGGGAACCCTTGCTCGAGCGGGTCAAGAACCGGTGA
- a CDS encoding O-antigen ligase family protein, producing the protein MNLPADAKASPASPIGSFGDPVGLVVTVAWLFALGLGPVYTLRNRINPPLSGQYIDDALVNAAFVGLHVGVIAVIFVLARRRPAISGLTAVLLVALHLLVIASAWWSLAPGRSATQGVLFALTTVAALVVGDRVGVRGVVLSLAVASQAGVVLSQLAVRRGWPNTIDLNGDWAGIYLNRNSLGPVSVLALLATTATAALWWCDRRSGDRRASNGAGARAYGSVVGVVVATVIVGLLLVDAHTLIRSASLTPLVGAVVGLLTALVALALPWWAHRRRPAGAATGRAASPAMLGVGLLVTWAGLALAAVVGRSALATGLDRSTTLSGRTELWGWLIDAISRRPFSGWGWLGVWEDRALEAEVVGRFDVDFSTAHNAVIEMLLGVGIVGAVLLVAAVGVTTWPIVVVATRPGVQRAVGVVALGFVGYVVAVNQLETYVGANLLPWALLIALGAGCARQLRAGTAEPVGLDGSHGLDGSDGPAADAMPRSGVAS; encoded by the coding sequence GTGAACCTCCCGGCCGACGCCAAGGCGTCGCCCGCGTCCCCCATCGGTTCCTTCGGTGATCCGGTCGGCCTCGTCGTCACGGTTGCCTGGTTGTTCGCCCTGGGCCTTGGGCCGGTGTACACGCTGCGCAACCGCATCAACCCACCGCTGAGCGGCCAGTACATCGACGACGCCCTCGTCAACGCGGCCTTCGTCGGGCTGCACGTGGGGGTCATCGCCGTGATTTTCGTGCTCGCCCGGCGTCGGCCGGCGATCTCTGGACTTACCGCCGTGCTGCTCGTGGCGCTCCACCTGCTGGTGATCGCCTCGGCCTGGTGGTCGCTGGCCCCGGGACGCTCGGCGACGCAGGGGGTGTTGTTTGCGCTGACGACGGTGGCGGCGCTGGTGGTGGGCGACCGGGTCGGCGTGCGGGGCGTCGTCCTCAGCCTGGCGGTCGCCTCCCAGGCGGGCGTCGTGCTCAGCCAGCTGGCGGTGCGGCGGGGCTGGCCCAACACGATCGACCTCAACGGCGACTGGGCGGGCATCTACCTCAACCGCAACTCGCTCGGGCCGGTGTCGGTGTTGGCCCTGCTGGCGACGACGGCGACCGCTGCGCTGTGGTGGTGCGACCGGAGGAGCGGTGATCGGCGGGCGTCCAACGGAGCTGGCGCCCGGGCTTACGGCAGCGTCGTCGGCGTGGTCGTCGCCACCGTCATCGTGGGCCTGCTGCTCGTCGATGCTCACACGCTGATCCGTTCGGCCTCGCTGACGCCCCTGGTCGGCGCCGTCGTGGGACTGCTGACCGCGCTGGTGGCGCTGGCGTTGCCGTGGTGGGCACACCGGCGCCGCCCGGCGGGCGCAGCGACGGGCCGGGCAGCGAGCCCGGCGATGCTCGGCGTCGGCCTGCTCGTCACGTGGGCGGGCCTGGCGCTGGCGGCGGTCGTGGGTCGATCGGCGCTGGCGACCGGGCTGGACCGAAGCACGACTCTCTCGGGCCGCACCGAGCTGTGGGGGTGGTTGATCGATGCGATCAGCCGTCGCCCGTTCAGCGGCTGGGGCTGGCTTGGGGTGTGGGAGGACCGGGCTCTCGAGGCCGAGGTGGTCGGCCGCTTCGACGTCGACTTCTCGACGGCCCACAATGCGGTGATCGAGATGCTGCTGGGGGTCGGAATCGTCGGTGCGGTCCTGTTGGTGGCGGCCGTCGGCGTGACGACCTGGCCGATTGTTGTCGTTGCGACGAGACCCGGCGTTCAACGCGCCGTCGGCGTCGTGGCGTTGGGGTTTGTCGGATACGTCGTGGCGGTCAACCAGCTGGAGACCTACGTCGGCGCCAACCTGTTGCCCTGGGCCCTGCTGATCGCGCTCGGGGCCGGCTGCGCTCGCCAGTTGAGGGCCGGCACGGCCGAACCGGTAGGCCTGGATGGCTCGCACGGATTGGATGGCTCGGACGGTCCGGCCGCAGATGCGATGCCGCGTTCGGGGGTGGCGTCGTGA
- a CDS encoding glycosyltransferase family 2 protein: MSHPRIDWVVLTTGDRPAELARALNSLAGGLAAEDRVHLVLNGPDLDPPAASSLAADVAGALHVIHAGENLGIPGGRNLGAGIGSAGVERAATVEAVQNSAVEGGADVIAFLDDDAVVVGAGALCADLRARFGSDQRLGGVSFRIVDPTTGATAQRHVPRPGGAGLEREGPVTSFLGGASALSGPMFRQVGGYEAAFFYAHEESDLAWRAIGQGWSFVYAPSLVVTHPMLPTTRHPGAIERSMRNRVWLVRRNLPLPVALVHLVVWVAIGLTRSRSAAGAASLLRGLRTGLGPCPRPPVPVGTSQRWRTTWRLTRAGRPPIL; the protein is encoded by the coding sequence GTGAGCCACCCGCGCATTGACTGGGTGGTGCTGACCACCGGCGACCGGCCGGCCGAGCTGGCTCGGGCGCTCAACTCGCTCGCCGGTGGGCTCGCCGCCGAGGACCGGGTCCACCTGGTGCTCAACGGGCCGGACCTCGATCCGCCCGCGGCGTCCAGCCTGGCCGCCGACGTGGCCGGTGCGCTGCACGTGATCCACGCCGGGGAGAACCTGGGCATCCCGGGCGGCCGCAACCTGGGCGCCGGCATCGGGAGCGCCGGCGTCGAGCGCGCCGCGACCGTCGAGGCCGTCCAGAACAGTGCCGTTGAAGGTGGGGCCGACGTGATCGCCTTCTTGGACGACGATGCCGTCGTCGTGGGGGCGGGCGCACTGTGCGCCGACCTGCGAGCCCGCTTCGGATCCGATCAGCGGCTGGGCGGTGTCTCGTTTCGCATCGTCGACCCGACGACCGGGGCCACCGCTCAGCGCCACGTGCCCCGCCCGGGCGGTGCCGGGTTGGAGCGCGAGGGGCCGGTCACCAGCTTTCTCGGCGGTGCCTCGGCGCTGTCCGGGCCGATGTTCCGCCAGGTCGGCGGCTACGAGGCCGCGTTCTTCTACGCCCACGAGGAGAGCGATCTGGCGTGGCGGGCAATCGGCCAGGGCTGGAGCTTCGTCTATGCGCCCTCTCTGGTCGTCACACACCCGATGCTGCCGACCACCCGTCACCCGGGGGCGATCGAGCGTTCGATGCGCAACCGGGTGTGGCTGGTGCGTCGCAACCTGCCCCTGCCGGTGGCGCTCGTTCACCTGGTGGTGTGGGTGGCGATCGGGCTGACCCGCTCGCGCTCGGCCGCCGGTGCCGCATCGCTGCTGCGGGGCCTCCGCACCGGGCTGGGCCCGTGTCCCCGGCCGCCGGTGCCGGTGGGCACCTCCCAGCGGTGGCGCACCACCTGGCGCCTCACCCGGGCGGGTCGTCCGCCGATCCTCTAG
- a CDS encoding phosphocholine cytidylyltransferase family protein has translation MILAAGVGSRLGKPHPKPLTPIAGGRTIMDLQLRHLSDRFDADLISTVVGFKKEMIMEEHPEVSYIYNDEFGDTNTSKSLLRGLRLTGSDPVLWLNGDVVFDPAVLEILQPYIDRDQSFVAVNTESVSDEEVKYTLDDRGFINEISKEVSGGLGEAVGINFVGSSDKPFLTARLEDCGPQDYFERGIELAIQRDRRKFRAVDISAARCMEVDFPTDLAQAETTFADLGSVRKG, from the coding sequence GTGATCCTGGCCGCCGGAGTGGGTTCACGCCTCGGCAAGCCCCATCCCAAGCCGCTGACGCCCATCGCGGGTGGTCGCACGATCATGGACCTGCAGCTTCGCCACCTCAGCGACCGTTTCGATGCCGACTTGATCTCCACCGTCGTGGGGTTCAAGAAGGAAATGATCATGGAGGAGCACCCCGAGGTCTCCTACATCTACAACGATGAGTTCGGTGATACGAACACCTCTAAGAGCCTGCTGAGGGGGCTGCGCCTCACCGGCAGCGACCCGGTGCTGTGGCTCAACGGCGACGTCGTGTTCGACCCGGCAGTGCTCGAGATTCTTCAGCCCTACATCGACCGTGACCAGAGTTTCGTGGCGGTCAACACCGAGTCGGTGTCCGACGAGGAGGTCAAGTACACCCTCGACGACCGGGGCTTCATCAACGAGATCTCCAAGGAGGTCTCGGGAGGCCTGGGCGAGGCGGTCGGCATCAACTTTGTCGGCTCCTCGGACAAGCCGTTCCTGACCGCTCGCCTGGAGGACTGCGGCCCCCAGGATTACTTCGAGCGAGGCATCGAGCTGGCGATCCAACGGGACCGCCGCAAGTTCCGGGCGGTCGATATCTCTGCGGCCCGTTGCATGGAGGTGGACTTTCCCACCGATCTCGCCCAAGCCGAGACCACGTTTGCCGACCTGGGGTCGGTCCGCAAGGGCTGA
- a CDS encoding methyltransferase domain-containing protein gives MTSPAETAVGDLRIGILVVAYNAASTLREVLDRIPEDFRTRVEKVYVCDDFSTDDTYLIGLGYSQTRDDLPITMVRQPRNLGYGGNQKSGYRMAIDDGLDVVVLLHGDGQYAPEKLPDMVVPFESDSADAVFGSRMMTPGGALQGGMPRYKYVGNKVLSRFENLMLGTELSEFHSGYRAYSTKALASIDFESNSDDFDFDTEIIIQLVEAGMRIEEIPIPTYYGDEICRVNGMKYAADVATHVVTWRLNKMGLGQGRFADVGEEYDLKPSADSSHGVLLRWLDSMPSSRVLDLGCSGGQFAAVARASGHHVTGVDVAAAPGVTDRLDRFVQADLDAGLGEELIVELGDEPFDVVVMGDVLEHVRHPGRLLADARKLLAPGGSMLISVPNFGHWYPRFRTALGAFDYDMRGILDRTHVRFFTRRSLMRLLDDANLRVVSFDQVGLPLGALAERSELGVDEHGEFDEQGPGVLAKAEGALAQAWPTMFAYQFLVKAEPA, from the coding sequence ATGACCTCCCCGGCCGAGACAGCGGTGGGCGATCTGCGGATCGGCATCCTCGTCGTTGCCTACAACGCTGCGTCGACGCTGCGCGAGGTGCTCGATCGGATCCCCGAGGACTTTCGCACCCGGGTCGAGAAGGTCTACGTGTGCGATGACTTCAGCACCGACGACACCTATTTGATCGGCCTTGGGTACTCCCAGACCCGCGATGACCTGCCGATCACGATGGTGCGCCAGCCTCGCAACCTGGGCTACGGCGGCAACCAGAAGTCGGGGTACCGCATGGCGATCGACGACGGCCTGGACGTGGTCGTGCTGCTGCACGGCGACGGGCAGTATGCCCCCGAGAAGCTGCCCGACATGGTGGTGCCCTTCGAGAGCGATTCGGCCGACGCGGTGTTCGGCAGCCGCATGATGACCCCCGGCGGTGCCCTGCAAGGCGGTATGCCCCGGTACAAGTACGTCGGCAACAAGGTCCTGTCCCGCTTCGAGAACCTGATGCTCGGCACCGAGCTGTCGGAGTTTCACAGTGGGTACCGGGCCTATTCGACCAAGGCGCTGGCCTCGATCGATTTCGAGAGCAACTCGGACGACTTCGATTTCGACACCGAGATCATCATCCAGCTGGTTGAGGCTGGAATGCGGATCGAGGAGATCCCGATCCCCACCTACTACGGGGACGAGATCTGTCGGGTCAACGGCATGAAGTACGCAGCCGACGTCGCCACCCATGTGGTGACTTGGCGCCTGAACAAGATGGGCCTCGGGCAGGGGCGCTTCGCCGACGTCGGCGAGGAGTACGACCTCAAGCCGTCTGCGGACAGCTCGCACGGCGTGCTGCTGCGCTGGCTGGACTCGATGCCGTCCTCGCGCGTGCTCGATCTGGGTTGCTCCGGCGGCCAGTTCGCCGCAGTGGCCCGGGCGAGCGGACACCACGTGACCGGGGTCGATGTCGCCGCTGCGCCGGGGGTCACCGACCGACTCGACCGGTTTGTACAGGCCGACCTCGATGCCGGCCTGGGCGAGGAGCTGATCGTCGAGCTGGGCGACGAGCCCTTCGACGTGGTGGTGATGGGCGACGTGCTCGAGCACGTGCGTCATCCGGGCCGGCTGCTCGCCGATGCGCGCAAGCTGCTCGCCCCCGGGGGGTCGATGCTGATCTCGGTGCCCAACTTCGGGCACTGGTACCCGAGGTTCCGCACCGCGCTGGGCGCCTTCGACTACGACATGCGCGGCATCCTCGATCGCACCCACGTGCGCTTCTTCACCCGACGCAGCCTGATGCGCCTGCTCGACGATGCCAACCTTCGGGTGGTGAGCTTCGACCAGGTGGGCCTGCCGCTCGGTGCGCTGGCCGAGCGCAGCGAGCTGGGCGTCGATGAGCACGGCGAATTTGATGAGCAGGGCCCGGGTGTGCTGGCCAAGGCGGAGGGCGCCCTCGCCCAGGCTTGGCCGACGATGTTTGCCTACCAGTTCCTGGTCAAGGCCGAGCCGGCCTGA
- a CDS encoding UPF0182 family protein: MPVATTTERAMLVSLVERRSHRQRTVIAVIAVILVGVFSLRAIAQQALNMWWFRTVSDVPIWRTTMVARLQLGAIALVITLVVTGASVYLANHRGAAEVDRPKGRILKWYEAKMGPAHTWLTVAAPVLFALWETRRVASKWQVWLLFREGRPTGIEVPELGGDVSDYLFKLPFWNLVTTWLSWMLVGAIALALLVYLVNRRISLTHFVSRSDQRAVAHLSVLFGLLAFVKAIDFMVVQQRSLAMSTSGAFVGAGYTELTVQRTTLYTLSLIAVVVGCLCLANLRFRLRRLAVIAAALWGVIAVVGLYLMPGIVTRLRVAPQEAIVERPYVENNLEATRSAYTLNDITERSLVEADPTPPSLYLPVSAGSAKGVPARVPLLDPGPYASTFQVLEGRTAVKITNVDLDRYKIDGELRPVLLAARSSDAGGLPQGGWEQRHLVYTHGDGLAVAPADEVRPDGRPDFESLTGEFEVDHPELYFGEGVKNWYAIVGTERAQQNGATFDADTGIAMNSIWRKGALALTQGELDPLVSDYVTDDSQLLYRRDINERLHTMAPFLKFGSDPYPVVADGRITWVIDGYTTSDTYPNSQFANTAGLAPDSDLTQGRFNYLRASVKATVDAYDGTVTLYRTERQGGDDPILDAWSRVYPGAFTPISEMPAGIRAHLRYPVDMLKVQTNMLGRYHVTDPDLFLDGSRNWVVSGDPGSDIEGSDPAPGGIPPVAQVLDTSTGEGPRWVGVRPFNLGSAANANSPRAALSAFALADNDDGEKLELLTVPSPDGSDGQTQIGGPSVVQAAINGDTELSQQFTLLSAGGSTVRFGAMTLVPNGKDVLYVRPVYVTANGPDATQQLVEVLAYADGLVGRGSTLEEALNNLRQPVATAPETVAADAGTPDG; encoded by the coding sequence ATGCCTGTCGCCACCACCACCGAACGCGCCATGCTCGTGAGCCTCGTCGAGCGCCGATCCCACCGTCAGCGAACCGTCATCGCCGTCATCGCCGTCATCCTCGTCGGCGTCTTCAGCCTGCGCGCCATCGCCCAACAGGCCCTCAACATGTGGTGGTTCCGCACGGTGTCCGACGTGCCGATCTGGCGCACGACCATGGTGGCGCGGCTGCAACTGGGCGCGATCGCACTGGTCATTACCCTCGTCGTCACCGGCGCTTCCGTCTACCTGGCCAATCATCGAGGCGCAGCCGAGGTCGATCGACCCAAGGGCCGCATCCTGAAGTGGTACGAGGCCAAGATGGGTCCCGCCCACACATGGCTGACCGTGGCCGCTCCGGTGCTCTTCGCCCTGTGGGAGACCCGTCGGGTCGCTTCGAAGTGGCAGGTGTGGCTGTTGTTCCGCGAGGGTCGCCCGACCGGGATCGAGGTGCCCGAGCTGGGCGGAGACGTCAGCGATTACCTGTTCAAGCTGCCGTTCTGGAACCTGGTGACCACCTGGCTCAGCTGGATGCTCGTCGGCGCCATCGCCCTGGCCCTGCTCGTGTACCTGGTCAACCGGCGCATCAGCCTCACCCACTTCGTCAGCCGTTCCGACCAGCGGGCGGTGGCGCACCTGTCGGTCCTGTTCGGGCTGCTCGCCTTCGTCAAGGCGATCGACTTCATGGTCGTCCAGCAACGGTCCCTGGCCATGTCGACCTCCGGCGCCTTCGTCGGGGCGGGCTATACCGAGCTGACCGTGCAGCGCACCACCCTGTACACGCTGTCGCTGATCGCCGTGGTCGTCGGCTGCCTGTGCCTGGCCAACCTTCGCTTCAGGCTCCGACGCCTGGCGGTGATCGCGGCCGCGCTCTGGGGCGTGATCGCCGTCGTCGGGCTGTACCTGATGCCCGGCATCGTCACACGCCTCAGGGTCGCCCCGCAGGAGGCCATCGTCGAGCGACCCTACGTCGAGAACAACCTCGAGGCCACCCGGTCGGCCTACACCCTCAACGACATCACCGAACGTTCGCTGGTCGAGGCCGACCCCACGCCCCCGTCGCTCTACCTGCCGGTGTCGGCCGGCTCGGCCAAGGGTGTTCCCGCTCGTGTTCCGCTGCTCGACCCGGGGCCCTATGCCTCCACCTTCCAGGTCCTCGAAGGCCGAACAGCGGTGAAGATCACCAACGTCGACCTCGACCGCTACAAGATCGATGGCGAACTCCGGCCGGTGTTGCTCGCCGCCCGCAGCTCCGACGCAGGCGGCCTTCCGCAGGGCGGCTGGGAACAAAGGCACTTGGTCTACACCCACGGCGACGGCCTGGCAGTGGCCCCGGCGGACGAGGTGCGTCCCGACGGCCGCCCCGACTTCGAGTCCCTGACCGGCGAGTTCGAGGTCGATCACCCGGAGCTGTACTTCGGCGAGGGCGTCAAGAACTGGTACGCAATCGTCGGCACCGAGCGCGCTCAGCAGAACGGTGCCACCTTCGACGCCGACACGGGCATAGCGATGAATTCGATCTGGCGGAAGGGTGCGCTGGCACTCACCCAGGGCGAACTCGACCCGCTGGTCAGCGACTACGTCACCGACGACTCGCAGCTGTTGTACCGCCGCGACATCAACGAGCGCCTGCACACGATGGCGCCCTTCCTCAAGTTCGGGTCCGACCCGTACCCGGTGGTCGCCGACGGCCGGATCACCTGGGTGATCGACGGCTACACCACGTCGGACACCTACCCGAACTCCCAGTTCGCCAACACCGCAGGGCTGGCACCGGACAGCGACCTCACCCAGGGACGCTTCAATTACCTGCGCGCTTCGGTCAAGGCCACCGTCGACGCCTACGACGGCACGGTCACGCTGTACCGCACCGAGCGCCAGGGCGGCGACGACCCGATCCTCGACGCCTGGAGCCGTGTCTATCCGGGGGCGTTCACCCCGATCTCCGAGATGCCTGCCGGGATTCGGGCACACCTGCGTTACCCGGTCGACATGCTCAAGGTGCAGACCAACATGCTGGGCCGCTACCACGTGACCGACCCCGACCTGTTCCTCGACGGCAGCCGCAACTGGGTGGTCTCCGGCGACCCGGGCAGCGATATCGAGGGCTCGGACCCGGCACCAGGCGGCATTCCGCCGGTCGCCCAGGTACTCGACACCTCGACCGGCGAGGGACCCCGCTGGGTGGGGGTGCGTCCGTTCAACCTTGGCTCGGCCGCCAACGCCAACTCGCCGCGCGCCGCCCTGTCGGCGTTTGCACTGGCCGACAACGACGACGGCGAGAAGCTCGAACTGTTGACCGTGCCCAGCCCCGACGGGTCGGACGGCCAGACACAGATCGGGGGCCCTTCAGTCGTCCAGGCGGCGATCAACGGCGACACCGAGCTCAGCCAACAGTTCACGCTGCTCTCCGCCGGCGGGTCCACCGTTCGCTTCGGCGCCATGACGCTGGTACCCAACGGCAAGGACGTGCTGTACGTGCGACCGGTGTACGTCACCGCCAACGGCCCCGACGCCACCCAGCAGCTGGTCGAGGTGTTGGCCTACGCCGACGGGCTGGTCGGGCGAGGCAGCACCCTCGAAGAGGCGCTCAACAACCTGCGTCAACCGGTGGCCACCGCACCCGAGACGGTGGCGGCCGACGCCGGGACACCGGACGGCTGA
- a CDS encoding ABC transporter ATP-binding protein: MVLLLNDVDIDYEVWEDRQRGLRERFTGLKGAGRTIIHAVQGASFAVYEGESVAIMGSNGSGKSTILAAIAGLLPVTNGQIYAAYEPRLMGVGAALLPKVSGIRNIRIGCLALGMSLEQIDEHMDSIIEFADIGDAINRPLRSYSSGMKARLLFAIATSIRPKILMIDEALSVGDKEFRAKSEGRIQEMLDHAGTLLMVSHNMNELKRLCKRGIWLEQGVLKADGPIADVIAQYTEKQK, translated from the coding sequence ATGGTGCTGCTGCTCAACGACGTCGACATCGACTACGAGGTATGGGAGGACCGCCAACGCGGCCTCCGCGAGCGCTTCACAGGGCTGAAGGGTGCAGGCAGGACGATCATCCACGCTGTCCAGGGCGCCAGCTTTGCCGTCTACGAGGGCGAGTCGGTTGCCATCATGGGCTCGAACGGATCCGGCAAGAGCACCATCCTGGCCGCCATCGCCGGTCTGCTACCGGTGACCAACGGGCAGATCTACGCCGCCTACGAACCCCGGCTGATGGGCGTGGGCGCAGCCCTGTTGCCCAAGGTGTCCGGCATCCGCAACATTCGCATCGGTTGCCTGGCCCTCGGCATGTCGCTCGAACAGATCGACGAACACATGGACTCAATCATCGAGTTCGCCGACATCGGCGATGCGATCAACCGTCCGCTGCGATCGTATTCGTCGGGCATGAAGGCCCGTTTGCTCTTCGCCATCGCCACATCGATACGCCCCAAGATCCTGATGATCGACGAGGCGCTCTCGGTGGGCGATAAGGAGTTTCGAGCCAAGTCGGAGGGGCGAATCCAGGAGATGCTGGACCACGCCGGCACGTTGTTGATGGTCAGCCACAACATGAACGAGCTGAAACGCCTGTGCAAGCGTGGGATCTGGCTGGAGCAGGGCGTGCTGAAAGCCGACGGACCGATCGCAGACGTCATCGCCCAGTACACGGAGAAGCAGAAGTGA